The Candidatus Omnitrophota bacterium region GTCGCGAAGTCCCCTGAGCGACCTGGTTCTTGGAAGTATAATATATAGTTTGTTAGCGCACGACATATGTTCAGATATCGGCGGAGGCCGTTCGACGGAGCTCACGGCATTTCCTCGGACATTGGCAGAGGTTCTCTAACCTCTGCACTTCCTCGGGGAGTGGTACCCCTCGGTCGCGCCCCGGAGGACTTAAAAAGACTTGAGTTTGAGATATACGTTCGCAAGAATGGTATATATAGTTCAGATATCGGCGGAGAGGTGTTCTGCTTTGCGAATAGCGAGAAGCTTAGCAATGCGCTTCGCAGGAACTTGCGGCTTGGATAGAATAGAGCGGAGCACCTTCGAAGCTTAGTGAGTCGAAAATAGAAGCGAAGAAGTGCGGAGAGGTGGCTGAGTGGCTGAAGGCAACGGTTTGCTAAACCGTCGTAGGGTGTTAAAGCCCTACCGAGGGTTCAAATCCCTCCCTCTCCGCCATATATTTTTTATAGCCCATTATTTATCGTAATCCCTTTTCTTATAATCTCTTGTAATAAGCTACTTGTTTAGCAAACGTCACCTGTCAGCCACGCGCCACAACTCTCCTTGAGTATAAAGGCAGGGCAAGGTCTTTGTTTTTAGTCCCCATTTCGTCCCCAATCGGTCCCCAAGGATAATGTAATTGAGCAATTCGCTTAATAGCTATAAAATATTAAAGAATAATTCCAATTTACTATTTTAGGCGTAGGCTACGGTGTATGCAGAGAGAAGGGCAGTCTTACTGAAGGAGCAAAAGTGGCAAAACACAGTTTCCCCAAAAACCAACATTATGTTCCGCAGTCGATACTTAAGGGATTTGCTCATGGGAAAAAGAAAAAAGTGTGGGCGTATGATAAGCACACAGATAATATTTTTGAGACACAGATAAGAAATATCGCAGCTGAAACAGGCTTTTATGATATTTCTGGCAAGGAGCTCTCGGAAAAACTAATGAAAGATGATAAGTTTGAAAAAAATGACCTGCCCCAAGAGGTCATAGATTTTTTAAAAACAGGAAATTATACGATAACAATGGAGGAAAAGTTTAATAAACTTGAGGATAAGGCTGCTAGTATTGTCGAGAAAATGATAAAAGCAGATGCAATATCTGGTTTGACAGAAGAGGAGAAAGTTATATTTGGATTATTTTTGGCGGTTCAGCAACTCAGGGTCAAAGTAACTGCATTACAAATAAGACAAATGTTTAATGGCATAAAAGAGCACTGCGTAAAGATGGGATTTACAGAAGGACAGATAGACAAAAGTATGGCGATGGATAAAACAGACCTAAAGATGTTCCATTTAAGGACGATAATGAAGGCGGATAGAAATCTCCCGCAGTTTC contains the following coding sequences:
- a CDS encoding DUF4238 domain-containing protein, with protein sequence MAKHSFPKNQHYVPQSILKGFAHGKKKKVWAYDKHTDNIFETQIRNIAAETGFYDISGKELSEKLMKDDKFEKNDLPQEVIDFLKTGNYTITMEEKFNKLEDKAASIVEKMIKADAISGLTEEEKVIFGLFLAVQQLRVKVTALQIRQMFNGIKEHCVKMGFTEGQIDKSMAMDKTDLKMFHLRTIMKADRNLPQFLNKKWILLKAPERENLYIGDNPVTLQNQNDYSPYGNLGLAVKGIEIYFPISHKYELALFCPSIEEAFLELEDKLKEFPHYEPKIGRAYLNEMIEGFKSGRSVTLQREMVENLNYLQVMFSCRFVFSQSNNFEIVRKMIENREEYRGFLKMEWH